One Herbaspirillum rubrisubalbicans genomic window carries:
- the ybaL gene encoding YbaL family putative K(+) efflux transporter — translation MPHHTPLIATIVAGLVLAFIFGTLAHRLKMPPLIGYLVAGIAIGPFTPGFVGDADLAQELAEIGVILLMFGVGLHFSLKDLLSVKNIAIPGAVAQIAIATLLGMGLGWMLGWPFGEGFLFGLALSVASTVVLLKALQERRLVETQRGRIAVGWLIVEDIAMVLALVLIPALSGILGGKGEALSGSAVLLTLGLTLGKVVAFVAVMLIVGRRVIPWILERIADTGSRELFRLAVLAIALGFALGSAYVFGVSFALGAFFAGMILSESELSHRAAEESLPLRDAFSVLFFVSVGMLFDPSIVLREPLLVLATVLIIVVGKSLAAWLIVRAFGHPNSTALTISASLAQIGEFSFILATLGLSLDLLSPMARDLILGGAILSILLNPLLFSLLDRYEARQPKPADVSDVPPTVALQDHVVLVGYGRVGRGIGEQLRAQGKPFVVIEAQRENLDALRQDGVPALYGNAAQSELLKAAAVERARWLLVAIPEVFEAGQVIENALELNAGLKVVARAHSDAEIEHLEKHGAQRVIMGEREIARGMLEMVEQAN, via the coding sequence ATGCCTCATCACACCCCCTTGATCGCCACCATTGTCGCCGGCCTGGTACTGGCCTTCATCTTCGGTACCCTGGCCCATCGTCTCAAAATGCCGCCCTTGATCGGCTACCTGGTCGCTGGCATTGCCATCGGTCCCTTTACACCCGGCTTCGTGGGCGATGCCGACCTGGCCCAGGAACTGGCCGAGATCGGGGTGATCCTGCTGATGTTCGGCGTCGGTCTGCACTTTTCGCTCAAGGACTTGCTATCGGTCAAGAACATCGCCATTCCCGGCGCAGTCGCCCAGATCGCCATTGCCACCTTGCTCGGCATGGGCCTGGGCTGGATGCTGGGCTGGCCGTTCGGCGAGGGCTTCCTGTTCGGCCTGGCGCTGTCCGTGGCCAGCACCGTGGTGTTGCTCAAGGCACTGCAGGAGCGTCGCCTGGTGGAAACCCAGCGCGGCCGCATCGCCGTGGGCTGGCTCATCGTCGAGGACATCGCCATGGTGCTGGCGCTGGTGTTGATCCCGGCGCTCTCGGGCATCCTCGGCGGCAAGGGCGAAGCCTTGAGCGGCAGTGCCGTGCTGCTGACCCTGGGCCTGACGCTGGGCAAGGTGGTGGCCTTCGTGGCCGTGATGTTGATCGTCGGGCGCCGCGTCATTCCCTGGATCCTGGAGCGCATTGCCGATACCGGCTCGCGCGAACTGTTCCGCCTGGCGGTGCTGGCCATCGCGCTGGGCTTTGCACTGGGCTCGGCCTATGTGTTCGGGGTCTCGTTCGCGCTGGGCGCCTTCTTTGCCGGCATGATCCTCTCCGAATCCGAGTTGAGCCACCGCGCCGCCGAGGAATCGCTGCCCCTGCGCGACGCGTTCTCGGTGCTGTTCTTCGTCTCGGTGGGGATGCTGTTCGATCCTTCCATCGTCTTGCGTGAACCGTTGCTGGTGCTGGCGACCGTCTTGATCATCGTGGTCGGCAAGTCGCTGGCAGCGTGGTTGATCGTGCGCGCATTTGGTCACCCCAATAGCACTGCGCTGACGATTTCGGCCAGCCTGGCCCAGATCGGGGAATTTTCCTTCATCCTGGCTACACTCGGCCTGTCGCTGGACCTGCTCTCGCCGATGGCGCGCGACCTGATCCTGGGCGGGGCGATCCTGTCCATCCTCCTCAATCCGCTGCTGTTCTCGCTGTTGGACCGTTATGAAGCACGCCAGCCCAAGCCGGCCGATGTGAGCGACGTGCCGCCCACGGTCGCGCTGCAGGATCACGTGGTGCTGGTCGGCTATGGCCGTGTCGGGCGCGGCATCGGCGAACAGTTGCGCGCTCAGGGCAAGCCCTTCGTGGTGATCGAGGCGCAACGCGAGAACCTGGATGCCTTGCGCCAGGATGGGGTGCCGGCGCTCTATGGCAATGCCGCCCAGAGCGAATTGCTGAAGGCGGCAGCGGTGGAGCGGGCGCGCTGGCTGCTGGTGGCGATCCCTGAAGTGTTCGAGGCCGGGCAGGTGATCGAAAATGCCCTGGAACTCAATGCCGGCCTGAAGGTGGTGGCCCGCGCCCATTCCGATGCCGAGATCGAGCACTTGGAAAAGCATGGCGCCCAGCGCGTCATCATGGGCGAGCGCGAGATTGCCCGCGGCATGTTGGAGATGGTGGAGCAGGCCAACTGA
- a CDS encoding 6,7-dimethyl-8-ribityllumazine synthase: MSQTHLSAVPSHHAQRIAFVQASWHKDIVDQCRIGFTEEMAKLGWPASSIDFFELPGAFEIPLHAKVLAKTGKYAGVVASGLVVDGGIYRHDFVAQSVISALMQVQLETEVPVFSAVLTPHHFHAHSEHHDYFHAHFLVKGREAAQACASTVAKLAEVRAARSLNAA; the protein is encoded by the coding sequence ATGTCGCAAACGCATCTGTCTGCCGTTCCTTCCCACCACGCGCAACGTATCGCCTTCGTCCAGGCCAGCTGGCACAAGGATATCGTCGACCAGTGCCGTATCGGTTTCACCGAAGAAATGGCCAAGCTGGGCTGGCCCGCGTCCAGCATCGATTTCTTCGAGCTGCCGGGCGCCTTCGAAATCCCCCTGCACGCCAAGGTGCTGGCCAAGACCGGCAAGTATGCCGGCGTCGTCGCCAGCGGCCTGGTGGTCGATGGCGGCATCTATCGCCATGACTTCGTGGCGCAATCGGTCATCTCGGCGCTCATGCAAGTGCAGCTGGAGACCGAAGTGCCGGTCTTCTCGGCCGTGCTGACGCCGCATCACTTCCATGCCCATAGCGAACATCACGACTACTTCCACGCGCATTTCCTGGTCAAGGGACGTGAGGCGGCACAGGCTTGCGCCAGCACCGTGGCCAAGCTGGCGGAGGTGCGCGCAGCTCGCAGCCTGAACGCGGCCTGA
- a CDS encoding DUF2242 domain-containing protein, producing MSRSRFSVPFYLAAAVCLGLSACSTGKPAFYHQEEFSDTSAFSRSFPGSEKAVCEAARRALLGQGYVISKSTDNTLDGNKSFQPASDKHMEIAFHVVCASNGNGKSSTMFASATQDGYGIKKSNSSASLGVSVLGSVSMPFAASDDSMVRVSSETIRSPDFYDRFFGAAERYLLVDVDDDTAPAKK from the coding sequence ATGTCGCGCTCGCGTTTTTCTGTTCCGTTCTACCTCGCCGCCGCTGTTTGTCTGGGCCTGTCCGCCTGCTCCACCGGCAAACCCGCTTTCTATCACCAGGAAGAATTCAGCGATACCAGCGCCTTCTCACGTAGCTTCCCCGGCAGCGAAAAAGCGGTCTGCGAAGCGGCGCGGCGCGCCTTGCTGGGCCAGGGCTATGTCATCAGCAAATCGACCGACAATACCCTGGATGGCAACAAGAGCTTCCAGCCGGCCAGCGACAAGCACATGGAAATCGCCTTCCACGTAGTCTGCGCCTCCAACGGCAATGGCAAGAGCTCGACCATGTTCGCCAGTGCCACCCAGGATGGCTACGGCATCAAGAAGAGCAACAGCTCGGCCAGCCTGGGCGTGAGCGTGCTGGGCTCGGTCTCGATGCCCTTTGCCGCCAGCGATGATTCGATGGTGCGCGTCTCCAGCGAAACCATACGCTCGCCCGATTTCTATGACCGCTTCTTCGGCGCCGCCGAGCGCTACCTGCTGGTCGATGTCGATGATGACACGGCACCGGCCAAGAAATAA
- a CDS encoding type II toxin-antitoxin system HicB family antitoxin, whose translation MLYAIYVHKDAHSAYGATFPDFPGCFAGADELQLLPAAAQEAVEAHFHGEAEPIPSPSAPEDWADDEHFQGGYWMLVEIDLSRVNAKAVRLNVSLPQGLVTRIDAVAQARRMSRSAFLALAAEHEMQAGSRR comes from the coding sequence ATGCTCTATGCCATCTACGTCCACAAGGACGCCCACAGTGCCTATGGCGCCACCTTCCCCGATTTCCCCGGCTGCTTTGCCGGAGCGGACGAACTGCAACTCCTGCCCGCAGCCGCGCAGGAAGCAGTGGAGGCGCATTTTCACGGGGAGGCCGAGCCCATCCCTAGCCCGAGCGCCCCTGAAGACTGGGCCGACGATGAACACTTCCAGGGTGGTTATTGGATGCTGGTGGAAATCGATCTGTCGCGCGTCAACGCCAAGGCGGTACGGCTCAACGTCAGTCTGCCGCAGGGCCTGGTGACGCGCATCGATGCCGTGGCACAGGCACGACGCATGTCGCGCTCGGCCTTCCTGGCCCTGGCGGCCGAGCACGAAATGCAGGCCGGGAGCCGTCGATAG
- a CDS encoding DNA cytosine methyltransferase yields MKRFDGLGMQSCGYLDNSRDTIAETAKNIGYKAIESFCGPGGMSLGLSWAGFDVAVSFDVDAPSVATHNRNLPGHCFVGDARKVTGKELMHLAGVKPGELALFAGGPPCQGFSKQRRGGHLGDERNDLVLDYIRLVEEIKPRFLLFENVAIFGQLRGKRYLAEMQERLSNYHLVPHFYNAADYGLPQTRERFIVVGERRDQEGDFSIPLRTVAKWRTVGEVLSDLPEPPLDYSVHPLFANHQRAKVTAINIERFSHVPQGGGWRNIPEHLRLPCHQGVDPSSGGWPDVYGRLRFDGQCPTITGGFDSFTRGRYGHPTQDRPITPREAARMQGFPDSFVFEGNRGDVRSQIGNVVPPPLAEAVGIEVLRALLISDGYLSPDMKIHTTARQTELDLVE; encoded by the coding sequence TTGAAACGATTTGACGGCTTGGGAATGCAGTCATGTGGATATCTGGATAATTCACGCGACACGATTGCCGAAACAGCGAAAAACATTGGCTACAAAGCTATTGAATCCTTTTGCGGTCCAGGAGGAATGAGTCTAGGGCTGAGCTGGGCAGGTTTCGATGTCGCAGTCTCATTTGATGTTGATGCTCCATCAGTAGCCACCCACAACAGAAACCTCCCCGGCCATTGTTTTGTTGGGGATGCGAGAAAAGTCACAGGCAAAGAGCTAATGCACCTTGCCGGAGTAAAGCCCGGTGAACTCGCGTTGTTCGCTGGTGGGCCACCTTGCCAAGGATTTTCAAAACAGCGCAGAGGTGGACATTTAGGCGATGAACGGAACGACCTCGTTCTGGATTACATTCGCCTCGTTGAAGAAATTAAACCAAGGTTTTTGTTGTTTGAGAACGTAGCCATATTTGGTCAACTTCGAGGCAAACGCTATTTAGCTGAGATGCAGGAACGCCTGTCGAACTATCATTTGGTTCCCCATTTTTACAATGCTGCTGACTATGGGTTGCCGCAAACCCGAGAACGATTCATCGTAGTAGGCGAACGCCGAGATCAAGAGGGAGACTTTTCAATACCGCTTCGAACAGTAGCAAAGTGGCGCACCGTTGGAGAAGTCCTCAGCGACTTACCTGAGCCGCCACTTGACTATTCTGTACACCCACTTTTTGCAAATCATCAACGAGCAAAAGTAACTGCAATCAACATTGAGCGCTTCAGCCACGTTCCTCAAGGAGGGGGGTGGCGCAATATCCCTGAGCATTTAAGACTACCTTGCCATCAAGGCGTAGATCCTTCTTCTGGTGGCTGGCCCGATGTATATGGTCGCCTACGTTTTGACGGTCAGTGCCCAACAATCACGGGTGGCTTCGACAGCTTCACCAGAGGCAGATATGGGCATCCGACTCAAGATAGGCCAATTACGCCGCGAGAAGCTGCAAGAATGCAGGGTTTTCCCGACTCCTTTGTTTTTGAAGGAAACCGTGGAGACGTCCGCTCTCAAATTGGAAATGTAGTTCCACCGCCTCTCGCAGAAGCGGTTGGAATTGAGGTTTTGCGTGCTTTACTCATCTCGGACGGTTACCTAAGCCCTGATATGAAGATACACACAACGGCTAGACAGACGGAGCTCGATTTAGTTGAGTAA
- a CDS encoding helix-turn-helix domain-containing protein, producing MNSLSNPESALGEIIRRERAARSMSQEQLAFESDLHRTYIGSVERGERNISLRNIVAIAKALHVSASYLLAEAKL from the coding sequence ATGAATAGCCTTTCAAATCCTGAATCAGCCTTAGGCGAAATTATCCGCCGAGAACGGGCGGCAAGATCTATGTCACAAGAACAACTAGCGTTTGAGTCCGACCTTCATAGAACCTATATCGGATCAGTTGAGCGAGGTGAAAGAAATATTTCGCTGAGAAATATCGTTGCAATTGCAAAAGCATTGCACGTCAGCGCGTCGTACTTGTTAGCAGAAGCAAAACTGTAA
- a CDS encoding alpha/beta fold hydrolase, whose protein sequence is MTEAVVKTVQCISPAGLHTMAYKEWGDARNPNVLVCVHGVTRVSDDFDRMARELCDTYRVICPDVVGRGRSGRLANPQFYTVPQYVADMVTLLARADAEIVDWFGTSMGGLIGMGLASLPGNPIRRLVLNDIGPSINGAALARIGEYIGQDVRFDTFEEAAQYIRTISASFGHHSDEEWHKLAKDVLRQNEEGKWVRHYDLGLAVPFKLTTPEAASAAEQMLWAAYDAIRCPTLLVRGAQSDLLLPEVAQEMTRRGPKAKLVELPDVGHAPTFMHAPQIEVARQFLLG, encoded by the coding sequence ATGACTGAAGCCGTAGTCAAGACAGTGCAGTGCATCTCGCCCGCCGGGCTGCATACCATGGCCTACAAGGAGTGGGGCGATGCCCGCAATCCCAATGTGCTGGTGTGCGTGCATGGCGTCACGCGGGTCTCCGACGATTTCGACCGCATGGCGCGCGAGCTGTGCGATACCTATCGGGTGATCTGCCCGGACGTGGTCGGGCGCGGGCGCTCCGGGCGTCTGGCCAATCCGCAGTTCTACACCGTGCCGCAATACGTGGCCGATATGGTAACCCTGCTGGCGCGCGCCGATGCCGAGATCGTCGACTGGTTCGGTACCTCCATGGGCGGTCTGATCGGCATGGGGCTGGCCTCGCTGCCGGGCAATCCGATCCGGCGCCTGGTGTTGAACGATATCGGCCCTTCCATCAACGGTGCCGCGCTGGCGCGCATCGGTGAGTACATCGGCCAGGACGTGCGCTTCGATACCTTCGAGGAAGCGGCGCAGTACATTCGCACCATTTCCGCCAGCTTCGGTCATCACAGCGATGAGGAATGGCACAAGCTGGCCAAGGACGTGCTGCGCCAGAATGAAGAAGGCAAGTGGGTGCGCCATTACGACCTGGGCCTGGCCGTGCCGTTCAAGCTGACCACGCCGGAAGCGGCCAGTGCGGCCGAGCAGATGCTGTGGGCGGCCTACGATGCCATCCGCTGCCCGACGCTGCTGGTGCGCGGCGCCCAGTCCGACCTGCTGCTGCCGGAAGTGGCACAGGAAATGACCCGCCGCGGGCCCAAGGCCAAGCTGGTGGAGCTGCCTGACGTGGGTCATGCGCCCACTTTCATGCACGCGCCGCAGATCGAGGTGGCGCGCCAGTTCCTGTTGGGTTGA
- a CDS encoding RidA family protein, with protein sequence MSVQRLHVGKRLSEVAIHNGTVYLAGQIAEDATQNIEGQTREVLGHIDRLLAEAGSDKTKILSCQIFLSDVKDFAGMNAVWDEWVAPGNAPPRATVEAKLARPELLVEIIIVAAQK encoded by the coding sequence ATGTCCGTACAACGTTTGCACGTCGGCAAGCGCCTCTCCGAAGTCGCTATCCATAACGGTACCGTCTACCTGGCCGGCCAGATCGCCGAAGACGCCACCCAGAATATCGAAGGCCAGACCCGCGAAGTGCTGGGTCATATCGACCGCTTGCTGGCCGAGGCCGGCAGCGACAAGACCAAGATCCTGTCGTGCCAGATCTTCCTGTCCGATGTGAAGGATTTTGCTGGCATGAATGCCGTCTGGGATGAGTGGGTGGCGCCCGGCAACGCGCCGCCGCGCGCCACCGTCGAAGCCAAGCTGGCCCGTCCTGAACTGCTGGTGGAAATCATCATCGTCGCGGCCCAGAAGTAA